From the genome of Bosea sp. Tri-49, one region includes:
- a CDS encoding M20/M25/M40 family metallo-hydrolase produces the protein MASSDTLAAVFEHIDANRSAFLDRLIAYLRHPSISAENIGIAEVGALLVEMLAGIGLETTLVPTNGHPMVVARWEKAPGKPTVLLYGHYDVQPPDPLDKWLSPPFEPTIRDGRIYARGVGDNKGQHFAQILAIESHLAVHGTLPCNLILLLEGEEEIGSPNIAGFVQANKALLKADLAVTADGPRHVSGAAAIKFGSRGVVSFELRCRHASRDVHSGNFGGVVPNPIWTLVHLLGTMKNAAGEITIAGLHDDIEAPTAEELAAIEALPLDIEAVKRSLGLTRLDAPADRPFYERLCFRPTLTINGFHGGYGGPGTKTVLPNEALVKCDIRLVEAQDPEDILRKVAAHVAQHAPEVEFIAADAGMQPSKTPIASPYTAPLRRAFVAAQGEEPLLIPAGFGSLPGYVFTKILGIPAFVTPYANPDEANHAPNENLTLDCFYSGLRTGAALLHELGELKAS, from the coding sequence ATGGCTTCTTCCGACACGCTCGCTGCGGTGTTCGAGCATATAGACGCCAACCGCAGCGCCTTTCTCGATCGCCTGATCGCCTATCTGCGCCATCCCAGCATCAGCGCCGAAAACATCGGCATCGCCGAAGTCGGCGCGCTGCTGGTCGAGATGCTGGCCGGGATAGGGCTGGAGACAACTCTGGTGCCGACCAATGGGCATCCCATGGTCGTCGCGCGTTGGGAAAAGGCGCCGGGCAAGCCGACGGTGCTGCTCTACGGCCATTACGACGTGCAGCCGCCGGACCCGCTCGACAAATGGCTCTCGCCGCCCTTCGAGCCGACGATCCGTGACGGCCGAATCTATGCGCGCGGCGTCGGCGACAACAAGGGCCAGCATTTCGCCCAGATCCTGGCAATCGAATCGCATCTCGCAGTGCACGGCACCTTGCCCTGCAACCTCATCCTGCTGCTGGAGGGTGAGGAGGAGATCGGCAGCCCGAATATCGCCGGCTTCGTCCAGGCCAACAAGGCACTGCTCAAGGCCGATCTCGCCGTCACCGCCGATGGGCCGCGTCATGTGAGCGGTGCGGCTGCGATCAAATTCGGTTCGCGCGGCGTGGTCTCCTTCGAATTGCGCTGCCGCCACGCTAGCCGCGATGTGCATTCCGGCAATTTCGGCGGCGTCGTGCCGAACCCGATCTGGACGCTGGTGCATCTGCTCGGCACCATGAAGAACGCCGCGGGCGAGATCACCATTGCCGGCCTCCATGACGATATCGAAGCGCCGACGGCCGAGGAGCTCGCCGCGATCGAGGCCCTGCCGCTCGATATCGAGGCGGTGAAGCGCAGCCTTGGCCTGACCAGGCTCGATGCACCGGCCGACCGGCCTTTCTACGAGCGCCTCTGCTTCCGCCCGACATTGACCATCAACGGCTTCCACGGCGGCTATGGCGGTCCCGGCACCAAGACCGTCCTGCCCAATGAAGCCTTAGTGAAATGCGATATCCGCCTGGTCGAGGCGCAGGATCCCGAGGACATTCTGCGCAAGGTCGCGGCGCATGTGGCGCAGCATGCGCCGGAGGTCGAGTTCATCGCGGCCGATGCCGGCATGCAGCCCTCGAAGACACCGATCGCCTCACCCTACACCGCCCCGCTGCGCCGGGCTTTCGTCGCGGCGCAGGGCGAGGAGCCGCTGCTGATCCCGGCGGGTTTTGGCAGCCTGCCCGGCTATGTCTTCACCAAGATCCTCGGCATTCCCGCCTTCGTCACGCCCTATGCCAACCCCGACGAGGCCAACCACGCGCCGAACGAGAACCTGACGCTCGACTGCTTCTACAGCGGGCTTCGCACAGGTGCAGCGCTGTTGCACGAGCTCGGCGAGCTCAAGGCATCCTGA
- a CDS encoding acetyl-CoA carboxylase biotin carboxylase subunit, which produces MFSKILIANRGEIACRVIKTAQRMGIKTVAVYSDADRDALHVEMADEAVHIGAAPAAESYLVIDKIIAACKQTGAEAVHPGYGFLSEREAFAKALKENGIVFIGPNPGAIAAMGDKIESKKAAAAAKVSTVPGHLGVIEDPAHAVTIADEIGYPVMIKASAGGGGKGMRIAHSAGEVAEGFARAKSEAASSFGDDRVFVEKFIVDPRHIEIQVLGDKHGNVIYLGERECSIQRRNQKVFEEAPSPLLDEATRRKMGEQAVALAKAVNYDSAGTVEFVAGQDKSFYFLEMNTRLQVEHPVTEMITGIDLVEQMIRVAYGEKLGISQADVKLNGWAVESRVYAEDPTRNFLPSTGRLVTYRPPSEGPDGDATVRNDTGVFEGGEISIYYDPMIAKLVTHAPTREAAIKAQARALDAFAIDGIRHNIPFVAAVMQHPRWISGNLSTGFIAEEFPEGFSLPQPEGEIALRMAAIAIACDHRLNARKRHVSAQMEGWRKVEFERTRIVSLGGERFEGDVTEQGGAVTIAFADRELTVASDWRPGEPVWRGTLDGVAIAAQVRPILNGVALGHAGAYANAHVYTPREAELAALMPEKVAADTGKFLLCPMPGLVKAISVVVGQEVKAGEPLCMVEAMKMENVLRAEKDVTIAKILAKEGDSLAVDAVIMEFA; this is translated from the coding sequence ATGTTCTCGAAGATTCTGATCGCGAACCGTGGCGAGATCGCCTGCCGCGTCATCAAGACGGCCCAGCGCATGGGCATCAAGACAGTGGCGGTCTATTCCGATGCCGATCGCGACGCGCTGCATGTCGAGATGGCCGACGAGGCCGTGCATATCGGCGCGGCGCCCGCCGCCGAATCCTATCTCGTCATCGACAAGATCATCGCCGCCTGCAAGCAGACGGGCGCCGAGGCCGTCCATCCCGGATATGGTTTTCTCTCCGAGCGCGAGGCCTTCGCCAAGGCGCTGAAGGAGAACGGCATCGTCTTCATCGGCCCCAATCCCGGCGCGATCGCCGCGATGGGCGACAAGATCGAATCGAAGAAGGCGGCGGCTGCCGCGAAAGTCTCGACCGTTCCGGGTCATCTCGGCGTGATCGAGGACCCGGCCCACGCCGTTACCATCGCCGACGAGATCGGCTACCCCGTGATGATCAAGGCTTCGGCCGGCGGCGGCGGCAAGGGCATGCGCATCGCCCATTCGGCCGGCGAGGTTGCCGAGGGCTTCGCCCGGGCGAAATCGGAGGCGGCGTCGTCCTTCGGCGACGACCGCGTCTTCGTCGAGAAATTCATCGTCGACCCGCGCCATATCGAGATTCAGGTGCTGGGCGACAAGCACGGCAACGTCATCTATCTCGGCGAGCGCGAATGCTCGATCCAGCGCCGCAACCAGAAGGTGTTCGAGGAAGCGCCGTCGCCGCTGCTCGACGAGGCGACCCGCCGCAAGATGGGCGAGCAGGCGGTCGCGCTGGCCAAGGCCGTGAACTACGACAGTGCCGGCACCGTCGAGTTCGTCGCCGGCCAGGACAAGTCATTCTACTTCCTCGAGATGAACACCCGCCTTCAGGTCGAGCATCCGGTGACCGAGATGATCACCGGCATCGACCTCGTCGAGCAGATGATCCGCGTCGCCTATGGCGAGAAGCTGGGCATCAGCCAGGCCGACGTGAAGCTCAACGGCTGGGCGGTGGAGTCCCGCGTCTATGCCGAGGATCCGACCCGCAACTTCCTGCCTTCGACTGGCCGGCTCGTCACCTATCGCCCGCCGAGCGAGGGGCCGGACGGCGACGCCACCGTGCGCAACGACACCGGCGTGTTCGAGGGCGGCGAGATCTCGATCTACTACGATCCGATGATCGCCAAGCTGGTGACGCATGCGCCGACGCGCGAGGCGGCGATCAAGGCGCAGGCGCGGGCGCTCGATGCCTTCGCCATCGACGGCATCCGCCACAACATCCCCTTCGTCGCGGCGGTGATGCAGCATCCGCGCTGGATCTCGGGCAATCTCTCGACCGGCTTCATCGCCGAGGAATTCCCGGAAGGCTTCTCGCTGCCGCAGCCGGAAGGCGAGATCGCCTTGCGCATGGCAGCGATCGCGATCGCCTGCGACCACCGGCTCAACGCCCGCAAGCGCCATGTCTCGGCGCAGATGGAGGGCTGGCGCAAGGTCGAGTTCGAGCGCACTCGCATCGTCTCGCTCGGCGGCGAGCGCTTCGAGGGTGACGTCACGGAGCAAGGTGGGGCGGTGACGATTGCATTCGCCGACCGTGAGCTGACCGTCGCGAGCGATTGGCGGCCGGGCGAGCCGGTCTGGCGCGGCACGCTCGACGGCGTTGCCATTGCGGCGCAGGTCCGGCCGATCCTGAACGGCGTCGCGCTCGGCCATGCCGGCGCCTATGCCAACGCCCATGTCTACACGCCGCGCGAGGCGGAGCTAGCGGCGCTGATGCCGGAGAAGGTTGCCGCCGATACCGGAAAATTCCTGCTCTGCCCGATGCCCGGGCTGGTCAAAGCGATCTCTGTCGTCGTTGGCCAGGAGGTCAAGGCGGGCGAGCCTTTGTGCATGGTCGAGGCGATGAAGATGGAGAACGTGCTGCGGGCCGAGAAGGACGTCACCATCGCCAAGATCCTGGCGAAGGAAGGCGACTCCCTTGCCGTCGACGCTGTCATCATGGAATTCGCCTGA
- a CDS encoding glutathione S-transferase family protein, with protein sequence MLTIWGRISSINVQKAVWAAGEVGQPFERIDIGGKFGGNREPAYLAKNPNGQIPTLEDGEIVIWESNSIVRYLAARYGAGWIWEDEPAKRAEADRWMDWMNTSLQPAMTPAFWGLIRKTPGYTEPAAIDASIANAEAKLDILEAHLAGRAYLANERFGMADITVALGAHRWLHMPVQQKDWPNIRRWYAQVAARPAAGPAMPLPIS encoded by the coding sequence ATGCTGACGATCTGGGGGCGGATCAGCTCCATCAATGTCCAAAAGGCGGTCTGGGCCGCCGGCGAGGTCGGCCAGCCTTTCGAGCGCATCGACATCGGCGGCAAATTTGGCGGCAATCGCGAGCCGGCCTATCTCGCCAAGAACCCAAACGGGCAGATTCCGACGCTGGAGGATGGCGAGATCGTCATCTGGGAGTCGAACAGCATCGTGCGTTATCTCGCCGCCCGCTACGGCGCCGGCTGGATCTGGGAGGATGAGCCGGCCAAGCGCGCCGAGGCTGATCGCTGGATGGACTGGATGAACACCTCGTTGCAGCCGGCGATGACGCCGGCCTTCTGGGGGCTGATCCGCAAGACGCCGGGGTACACTGAACCAGCGGCGATCGACGCTTCTATCGCCAATGCCGAGGCCAAACTCGACATCCTCGAGGCGCATCTGGCCGGGCGAGCCTATCTCGCCAATGAGCGCTTCGGCATGGCCGACATCACGGTGGCGCTCGGTGCCCATCGCTGGCTGCATATGCCGGTGCAGCAGAAGGACTGGCCCAATATCCGGCGCTGGTACGCGCAGGTCGCGGCGCGGCCGGCGGCCGGTCCCGCCATGCCGTTGCCGATCTCGTGA
- a CDS encoding lysozyme inhibitor LprI family protein, producing MRGFLAIPVVLAQLGCGAALAQVPTNPVQSADRMQVANCVRQGMAASPACIGLVAVPCVSAASANDRAQAEISCARREEAVWRERLTLAGTALERSLEAGARSQFAALQLAWQSYAVQKCAFYGAAQPPARSAGLQAGCELREVAERALEIERFAARQTRRSPAQPPQIIR from the coding sequence ATGCGCGGTTTTCTCGCCATTCCCGTCGTTCTAGCGCAGCTCGGCTGTGGGGCCGCGCTCGCGCAGGTGCCGACCAATCCGGTGCAATCCGCCGACCGGATGCAGGTGGCGAATTGCGTCCGGCAGGGCATGGCCGCGAGCCCGGCCTGCATCGGCCTTGTCGCGGTGCCCTGCGTCAGTGCCGCTTCGGCGAATGATCGCGCCCAGGCCGAGATCAGCTGCGCAAGGCGCGAGGAGGCGGTCTGGCGCGAGCGGCTGACTTTGGCGGGAACGGCGCTGGAGCGTTCGCTCGAGGCCGGCGCGCGCAGCCAGTTCGCGGCGCTGCAGCTCGCCTGGCAAAGCTACGCCGTCCAGAAATGCGCCTTCTATGGCGCCGCCCAGCCGCCGGCGCGCTCGGCCGGGCTGCAGGCCGGCTGCGAATTGCGCGAGGTTGCCGAGCGCGCGCTCGAGATCGAGCGCTTCGCGGCACGCCAAACGCGCCGCTCGCCAGCACAGCCGCCGCAGATCATCAGGTAG
- a CDS encoding YdcF family protein: MFFALSKILWFLASPVNLAIGGLVLASLLAFTRFSGPGRWLGLICVFVLGLLAFSPLPRIVVRPLEDRFPQQAVNSGKVDGIIVLGGAIGVAREDIVLNNAAARMTKAVELARAHPAAKLVFTGGGANLLSPVVRTEADGARLLFLGLGLPENRLVLEDKSRNTVENAVFTRRLVDPKPGERWLLVTSAWHMPRAMGVFRKAGFQVEAFPVDFLSAGTPADYVRPYRKAARGLDIADDAFKEWAGLVAYYLAGYTDALFPGPAQAATRR, from the coding sequence ATGTTCTTCGCCCTCTCAAAGATCCTCTGGTTCCTGGCTTCGCCGGTGAACCTCGCCATTGGCGGGCTGGTGCTGGCGAGCCTGCTCGCCTTCACGCGCTTCTCCGGGCCGGGGCGCTGGCTCGGGCTCATCTGCGTGTTCGTGCTCGGCCTGCTCGCCTTCAGTCCGTTGCCGCGGATCGTCGTCAGGCCGCTGGAGGATCGCTTCCCGCAGCAGGCGGTGAACTCTGGCAAGGTCGACGGCATCATCGTGCTCGGCGGCGCGATCGGTGTGGCGCGCGAGGACATCGTGCTCAACAACGCCGCGGCGCGAATGACCAAGGCGGTCGAGCTTGCCCGCGCCCATCCCGCGGCGAAGCTGGTCTTTACCGGCGGCGGCGCCAATCTGCTCTCGCCGGTGGTCCGGACCGAGGCCGATGGGGCGCGCCTGCTGTTCCTCGGGCTTGGCCTGCCGGAAAACCGCCTCGTCCTCGAGGACAAGTCGCGCAACACCGTCGAGAACGCAGTATTCACCCGCCGACTGGTCGATCCCAAGCCCGGCGAGCGCTGGCTGCTGGTGACCTCAGCCTGGCACATGCCCCGCGCCATGGGCGTGTTCCGCAAAGCGGGTTTCCAGGTCGAGGCCTTTCCGGTCGATTTCCTCTCGGCCGGCACGCCGGCCGATTATGTCCGGCCGTATCGCAAGGCGGCGCGCGGGCTCGACATCGCCGACGACGCCTTCAAGGAATGGGCCGGGCTCGTCGCCTATTATCTTGCCGGCTATACGGACGCGCTGTTTCCAGGGCCGGCGCAGGCGGCGACGCGGCGCTAG
- a CDS encoding nucleotide disphospho-sugar-binding domain-containing protein, whose amino-acid sequence MAALAVQLQALGVEAVVSAPPDGEFVELLERACVPLAPAFTPVRQWIDSAKRSPIDLPTFAARMVAAQYEAIGAAATGCDAIVATGLMPSAGAAQCVAEIQGIPYLHASFCPLFLPSDHHRPYPYPGHPLPQEVTDNRVLWDLNIAVMNALFGGAINGQRAAIGLPEVANIRDHLFTDRPLLASDQVLWPWQPTELCDAAQTGAWILPDARPLPAELAAFIAAGIPPIYVGFGSMAMDAARDAARVALAVVRAQGHRAVLLRGWAELAPIDDGEDCFVVGDVNQQALFPRMAAVMHHGGAGTTTAATRAGAPQVIVPQIVDQPFWAGRVAKLGIGAAHDGPTPTFESLSAALAIALAPETRAEAASVARATRSDGAEVAARLVLDAIGRDRPLS is encoded by the coding sequence ATGGCGGCGCTGGCCGTGCAACTGCAGGCGCTCGGCGTCGAGGCGGTGGTATCCGCCCCGCCCGATGGGGAATTTGTCGAGCTGCTCGAACGGGCCTGCGTGCCGCTGGCGCCAGCCTTCACGCCGGTTCGCCAATGGATCGACTCGGCAAAGCGATCGCCTATCGATCTTCCCACATTCGCGGCCCGGATGGTCGCTGCGCAATATGAAGCGATCGGCGCGGCCGCCACGGGCTGCGATGCGATCGTCGCGACCGGCCTCATGCCGTCGGCGGGCGCGGCGCAATGCGTAGCGGAGATACAGGGGATTCCATATCTGCACGCGAGCTTCTGCCCGCTGTTCCTGCCGTCGGACCATCATCGGCCTTATCCCTATCCCGGCCATCCGCTCCCCCAGGAGGTGACCGACAATCGCGTCTTGTGGGATTTGAACATCGCGGTGATGAACGCCCTGTTCGGCGGGGCGATCAATGGCCAGCGCGCGGCAATCGGCTTGCCGGAGGTGGCGAATATCCGCGATCACCTCTTCACCGACCGGCCGTTGCTGGCGTCCGACCAGGTCCTGTGGCCCTGGCAACCGACGGAACTCTGCGACGCCGCCCAGACCGGCGCCTGGATCCTGCCGGACGCCCGCCCGCTTCCGGCAGAACTGGCGGCTTTCATCGCGGCCGGCATTCCACCGATCTATGTCGGCTTCGGCAGCATGGCCATGGATGCGGCGAGGGATGCCGCCCGGGTGGCGCTTGCGGTGGTTCGCGCGCAAGGACATCGCGCAGTGCTGTTGCGGGGCTGGGCCGAGCTGGCGCCGATCGACGATGGTGAGGATTGCTTCGTCGTCGGCGACGTCAACCAGCAGGCGCTGTTCCCGCGGATGGCAGCCGTCATGCACCATGGCGGCGCCGGCACGACGACAGCGGCGACACGAGCGGGCGCGCCGCAGGTGATCGTCCCGCAGATCGTCGACCAGCCCTTCTGGGCCGGCCGGGTGGCGAAGCTGGGCATTGGCGCAGCACATGACGGTCCGACGCCGACATTCGAATCGCTGTCCGCGGCGTTGGCTATAGCGCTGGCGCCCGAGACGAGAGCGGAAGCGGCCAGTGTGGCTCGCGCGACGCGTAGCGATGGAGCCGAGGTGGCCGCGAGACTGGTCCTCGACGCGATCGGCCGGGACAGGCCGCTGTCCTAG
- a CDS encoding DUF3253 domain-containing protein has protein sequence MTTPTDDELAETILRLTTERGDRTTSPMDIARTIGGDHPDGWGPLMQPIRRVAVQLMKDGRLVITRKGRPVDPDDFRGVYRLRLPGQNETSQD, from the coding sequence ATGACCACACCGACAGATGACGAGCTTGCCGAGACGATCCTGCGCCTCACCACCGAGCGCGGTGACCGGACGACCTCGCCGATGGACATCGCCCGCACCATCGGCGGCGACCACCCCGATGGCTGGGGGCCGCTGATGCAGCCGATCCGCCGGGTCGCGGTGCAACTCATGAAGGACGGCAGGCTGGTGATCACCCGCAAGGGCCGCCCGGTCGATCCCGACGATTTTCGCGGCGTGTATCGCCTGCGCCTGCCTGGACAGAACGAGACCAGCCAGGACTAG
- a CDS encoding DUF599 domain-containing protein, with amino-acid sequence MAGFGTLDLIAIAFFAAAWIGYLLAVETGPHARRSLNTLMNQRRERWIMESVKRENRIIDTQVMNGLQNGTAFFASTSLIAIGGSLTLLQSADRVVQIFADLPFATTTTRAAWEIKVIGLAVIFAYAFFKFSWSYRLFNYCAILIGAIPPHTEADKPETIAAAREAVAMNIVAGLHFNRGQRAFFFALAYLGWFISPWLFLAATAAVLTVMWRRQFASDSAAAVGAGRRSA; translated from the coding sequence ATGGCTGGATTCGGAACGCTCGACCTCATTGCGATTGCGTTCTTCGCCGCCGCCTGGATCGGCTATCTGCTGGCCGTCGAGACCGGCCCGCACGCCAGGCGCAGCCTGAACACGCTGATGAACCAGCGCCGCGAGCGCTGGATCATGGAGTCGGTCAAGCGCGAGAACCGCATCATCGACACGCAGGTGATGAACGGCCTGCAGAACGGCACCGCCTTCTTCGCCTCGACCTCGCTGATCGCCATCGGCGGCTCGCTGACGCTGCTGCAATCGGCCGATCGCGTCGTCCAGATCTTCGCCGACCTGCCCTTCGCCACGACGACGACCCGCGCCGCCTGGGAGATCAAGGTGATCGGGCTCGCGGTGATCTTCGCCTATGCCTTCTTCAAGTTCAGCTGGAGCTACCGGCTGTTCAACTACTGCGCCATCCTGATCGGCGCGATCCCGCCGCATACGGAAGCCGACAAGCCGGAGACGATCGCCGCGGCGCGCGAGGCGGTGGCGATGAACATCGTCGCCGGACTGCACTTCAACCGCGGCCAGCGCGCCTTCTTCTTCGCGCTGGCCTATCTCGGCTGGTTCATCTCGCCCTGGCTTTTCCTGGCCGCCACCGCAGCCGTGCTGACAGTGATGTGGCGCCGGCAGTTCGCCTCAGATTCGGCCGCCGCCGTCGGCGCGGGACGCCGTAGCGCTTGA
- a CDS encoding rhodanese-like domain-containing protein translates to MPQTITKGYKALLAEAEAAVKTLSVEEAKGLVGRGDTVFVDLRDPRELEREGRMPGAFHCPRGMLEFWIDPESPYAKPIFQEDKQFVFFCAGGWRSALAAKTAQDMGLKPVAHVAGGFGAWKKAGAPFDAPEPKQG, encoded by the coding sequence ATGCCGCAGACGATCACCAAGGGCTACAAGGCGCTGCTGGCGGAGGCGGAAGCGGCGGTGAAGACGCTCTCGGTCGAGGAGGCGAAAGGCCTGGTCGGGCGCGGCGACACCGTCTTCGTCGATCTGCGCGATCCGCGCGAGCTCGAGCGGGAAGGGCGCATGCCCGGCGCCTTCCATTGCCCGCGTGGCATGCTGGAATTCTGGATCGATCCGGAAAGCCCCTATGCCAAGCCGATCTTCCAGGAGGACAAGCAGTTCGTCTTCTTCTGTGCCGGGGGCTGGCGCTCGGCGCTCGCCGCCAAGACGGCGCAGGATATGGGGCTGAAGCCGGTTGCGCATGTCGCCGGCGGCTTCGGCGCCTGGAAAAAGGCCGGCGCGCCCTTCGATGCGCCCGAGCCGAAGCAGGGCTGA
- a CDS encoding DUF5701 family protein, with protein MNPRQLNALLEHQAKKLLDKGFHELCGATEGNFISRMEGLASLLDSAGEIPISGNVPLCVAFRPGLVNLEAAMARIEAKSATGVVEMTPLSPDAFHVIDRIHLPRGEFYLLLDIDTGRDLLNVSPEESLAIIERRGRTPLTMEEGVALTTQHPELLTDKKHYNCIQMAGSRKAGDQRIPSIWFSKGRPRLGWCWDRNVHTWLGSASAAFRLGEATR; from the coding sequence ATGAACCCCCGCCAACTGAACGCCCTTCTCGAGCACCAGGCGAAGAAGCTCCTGGATAAGGGATTTCACGAGCTATGTGGCGCGACGGAAGGGAATTTCATCTCGAGAATGGAAGGGCTCGCTTCCTTGCTCGATTCTGCCGGAGAGATTCCGATCTCGGGCAACGTTCCTCTGTGCGTCGCCTTTCGCCCCGGCTTGGTGAACCTCGAAGCTGCGATGGCGCGGATCGAGGCGAAATCGGCAACTGGCGTCGTAGAGATGACGCCCCTGTCACCTGACGCCTTTCACGTCATCGACCGAATTCACCTTCCCCGCGGTGAGTTCTATCTCCTGCTCGACATCGATACCGGGCGTGATCTCCTGAATGTCAGCCCGGAGGAGTCCCTGGCCATCATCGAGCGGCGCGGCAGAACGCCTTTGACGATGGAGGAGGGGGTCGCTCTCACGACACAACATCCGGAATTGCTGACGGACAAAAAGCACTACAACTGCATTCAAATGGCCGGCTCGCGGAAAGCAGGCGATCAGCGAATACCATCGATCTGGTTCAGCAAGGGGCGACCGCGCCTGGGTTGGTGCTGGGACAGGAACGTTCACACCTGGCTGGGCTCAGCTTCCGCTGCTTTCCGTCTAGGCGAAGCCACAAGGTGA
- a CDS encoding ABC transporter ATP-binding protein, translating into MSLSPKKERQEPFRAVLGFTFSHWGRQRWRVAGVVLTVMAATAADLFMPLYAGRLVDAVAGDKASGLEAALVALAMMIALGAGTVFFRHLSFIGITAMTLRTMGDVAQEAFARLQRFSTDWHANNFAGSTVRKITRGMWALDLLTDTIVIALLPSLIVLLGTTMLLAWHWPAMGAVVFAGAVIYCAVTMVLSLRFVAPAATLANSWDTRLGGALADSISCNPVVKAFGAEAREDQRLTGVLAKWAGRTRRTWVRGTWSGTAQQIVLLGLRASVIGLVIWLWANGQASPGDVAFVLTSYAVVHGYLRDVGQHVHNLQRSVNDMEEMVAMHALPFGVPDRPGSTAMDVTAGEIAFERVTFHYGGHIEPLYRDFSLTIKAGEKVGLVGRSGSGKTTFVKLVQRLYDVTAGRIAIDGRDIASATQTSLRAQIAIVQQEPVLFHRSLAENIAYGRPGASMAQIEQAAKLANAHDFIMRLPKAYGTLVGERGVKLSGGERQRVALARAFLADAPILILDEATSSLDSESEALIQEAMERLMEGRTTIVIAHRLSTVRAMDRILVFDRGEVVEEGRHETLLTHDGGIYRALFEKQVSELAKGLAV; encoded by the coding sequence ATGTCTCTTTCTCCCAAGAAGGAACGGCAAGAGCCGTTCCGGGCCGTTCTCGGCTTCACTTTTTCGCATTGGGGCCGCCAGCGCTGGCGTGTCGCCGGCGTGGTCCTCACCGTGATGGCGGCGACCGCAGCCGACCTGTTCATGCCGCTCTATGCCGGGCGGCTGGTCGATGCGGTCGCCGGCGACAAGGCGAGCGGACTCGAGGCCGCGCTTGTGGCGCTCGCCATGATGATCGCGCTCGGCGCGGGCACGGTGTTCTTCCGGCACCTGTCCTTCATCGGCATCACCGCGATGACGTTGCGCACCATGGGCGACGTGGCGCAGGAGGCGTTCGCGCGCCTGCAGCGCTTCTCGACCGACTGGCACGCCAACAACTTTGCCGGCTCGACAGTGCGCAAGATCACGCGTGGCATGTGGGCGCTCGACCTGCTCACCGACACGATCGTGATCGCGCTGCTGCCGTCGCTGATCGTGCTGCTCGGCACGACCATGCTGCTGGCCTGGCACTGGCCGGCGATGGGCGCGGTCGTCTTTGCCGGCGCAGTGATCTACTGCGCCGTGACGATGGTGCTGTCGCTGCGCTTCGTCGCGCCGGCGGCGACGCTCGCCAACAGCTGGGACACCAGGCTGGGCGGCGCGCTGGCCGACTCGATCTCGTGCAACCCGGTGGTCAAGGCCTTCGGCGCCGAGGCGCGCGAGGACCAGCGCCTGACCGGCGTCCTGGCAAAGTGGGCCGGGCGGACGCGGCGCACCTGGGTGCGCGGAACCTGGTCGGGGACCGCGCAGCAGATCGTGCTGCTTGGCTTACGCGCCTCAGTGATCGGCCTGGTGATCTGGCTCTGGGCCAATGGCCAGGCTTCGCCCGGCGACGTCGCCTTCGTGCTGACCAGCTATGCCGTCGTGCATGGCTATCTGCGCGATGTCGGCCAGCACGTCCACAATCTCCAGCGTTCGGTGAACGACATGGAGGAGATGGTGGCGATGCACGCGCTGCCCTTCGGCGTGCCGGATCGTCCCGGCTCGACGGCGATGGACGTGACCGCCGGCGAGATCGCCTTCGAGCGGGTGACCTTCCACTATGGAGGCCATATCGAGCCGCTCTATCGCGACTTCTCGCTGACGATCAAAGCCGGCGAGAAGGTCGGCCTGGTCGGGCGCTCCGGTTCCGGCAAGACGACCTTCGTCAAGCTGGTGCAGCGGCTCTACGACGTCACCGCCGGGCGCATCGCCATCGACGGGCGCGACATCGCCTCGGCGACGCAGACGTCCCTGCGTGCGCAGATCGCGATCGTGCAGCAGGAGCCGGTGCTGTTCCACCGCTCGCTGGCGGAGAACATCGCCTATGGCCGGCCCGGCGCCAGCATGGCGCAGATCGAGCAGGCAGCGAAGCTCGCCAACGCGCATGATTTCATCATGCGCCTGCCCAAGGCCTACGGCACGCTCGTCGGCGAGCGCGGCGTCAAGCTTTCGGGTGGCGAGCGGCAGAGGGTGGCGCTGGCACGCGCCTTCCTGGCTGACGCGCCGATCCTGATCCTGGACGAGGCGACCTCCAGCCTCGATTCGGAATCGGAGGCGCTGATCCAGGAGGCGATGGAGCGGCTGATGGAAGGCCGCACCACCATCGTCATCGCGCACCGGCTCTCGACGGTGCGCGCCATGGACCGCATCCTGGTCTTCGACCGCGGCGAGGTCGTGGAAGAAGGCCGGCATGAGACGCTGCTGACCCATGACGGCGGCATCTACCGGGCGCTGTTCGAGAAGCAGGTCAGCGAGCTCGCCAAGGGGCTGGCTGTCTGA